Proteins encoded by one window of Ramlibacter tataouinensis:
- a CDS encoding ATP-binding cassette domain-containing protein, with protein MSLAWPPEDAPPAALAADRTGHRGAGQPSSAVLQVDHADVRFGAVHALKRVNLRVAAGERVALIGPNGCGKSTLLRLLHGLLRPVAGALQRDPAVPQAMLFQRPFMLATTAQNNVALGLWIRGARWREARAQALPALARVGLRELANRNARTLSGGQQQRLALARAWALRPGVLLLDEPTSSLDPHAKRDVEALMADFAATGMTLVFASHNLGQVKRLATRVLYLETGRLLADLPVRDFFEGPLAATSPEAALFVKGELG; from the coding sequence CCGCCCGCTGCGCTTGCCGCCGACCGCACCGGCCATCGAGGCGCGGGCCAGCCATCGAGCGCCGTGCTGCAGGTGGACCACGCCGACGTGCGCTTCGGCGCCGTGCATGCCTTGAAGCGGGTGAACCTGCGCGTCGCTGCCGGCGAGCGGGTGGCCCTGATCGGCCCCAACGGCTGCGGCAAGAGCACCCTGCTGCGCCTGCTGCACGGCCTGCTGCGCCCGGTCGCCGGCGCGCTGCAGCGCGACCCTGCCGTGCCGCAGGCCATGCTGTTCCAACGGCCCTTCATGCTCGCCACCACGGCGCAGAACAACGTCGCGCTCGGCTTGTGGATCCGCGGCGCGCGCTGGCGCGAGGCCCGCGCGCAGGCGCTGCCCGCGCTGGCGCGCGTCGGCCTGCGCGAGCTGGCGAACCGCAACGCCCGCACCCTGTCCGGCGGCCAGCAGCAGCGCCTGGCGCTGGCGCGGGCCTGGGCGCTGCGGCCCGGCGTGCTGCTGCTGGACGAGCCGACCTCGAGCCTCGATCCGCATGCCAAGCGCGACGTCGAGGCGCTGATGGCGGATTTCGCGGCGACCGGCATGACGCTGGTGTTCGCCAGCCACAACCTGGGGCAGGTCAAGCGCCTAGCCACGCGCGTTCTGTACCTGGAGACCGGCCGCCTGCTGGCCGACCTGCCGGTGCGCGACTTCTTCGAAGGCCCGCTGGCGGCGACGTCGCCCGAGGCCGCACTGTTCGTCAAGGGAGAACTGGGATGA
- a CDS encoding extracellular solute-binding protein yields the protein MKLEHLWAAAAVVAQFLAVGPALAQAAITMASTTSTEQSGLFTQLLPEFKKATGIDVKVVAVGTGQAIDSARRGDADVLFVHDRAAEEKFVADGFAARRYPVMYNDFVLVGPKADPAGTRGNDIVEALKKIAASNAPFISRGDKSGTHAAELRYWKQAGQEAKGGGYKECGCGMGPALNIGASSGAYVLTDRGTWLSFKNRGDLAVRVEGDKRLFNQYGVMVVSPQKHPHVKAAEAQKFVDWITSPAGQRAIAAYRIGGEQLFFPNAGTAN from the coding sequence ATGAAGCTCGAGCACCTGTGGGCAGCGGCCGCCGTGGTGGCGCAGTTCCTGGCCGTCGGCCCGGCCCTGGCACAGGCCGCGATCACGATGGCCTCGACCACCTCCACCGAGCAGTCGGGCCTGTTCACCCAGCTGCTGCCCGAATTCAAGAAGGCCACCGGCATCGACGTGAAGGTGGTCGCGGTCGGCACCGGCCAGGCGATCGACAGCGCCCGCCGCGGCGACGCCGACGTGCTGTTCGTGCACGACCGCGCGGCCGAGGAGAAGTTCGTGGCCGACGGCTTCGCGGCGCGCCGCTACCCGGTGATGTACAACGATTTCGTGCTGGTCGGCCCCAAGGCCGATCCGGCCGGCACCAGGGGAAACGACATCGTCGAGGCGCTCAAGAAGATCGCCGCGAGCAACGCCCCCTTCATCTCGCGCGGCGACAAGAGCGGCACCCATGCGGCCGAGCTGCGCTACTGGAAGCAGGCCGGCCAGGAGGCCAAGGGCGGCGGCTACAAGGAATGCGGCTGCGGCATGGGCCCCGCACTGAACATCGGTGCCTCCAGCGGCGCGTACGTGCTCACTGACCGCGGCACCTGGCTGAGCTTCAAGAACCGCGGCGACCTGGCGGTGCGGGTGGAAGGCGACAAGCGCCTGTTCAACCAGTACGGCGTGATGGTGGTCAGCCCGCAGAAGCACCCGCACGTGAAGGCCGCCGAGGCGCAGAAGTTCGTCGACTGGATCACCTCGCCCGCCGGCCAGCGGGCCATCGCCGCCTACAGGATCGGCGGCGAGCAGCTGTTCTTCCCGAACGCGGGTACCGCCAACTGA
- the modC gene encoding molybdenum ABC transporter ATP-binding protein codes for MSAPLEIRARLARADFTLDVDLRLPASGITAIFGASGSGKTTLLRCVAGLERAEPARIAMAGELWQDSGTRLFMPTHRRALGYVFQEASLFDHLDVRGNLAFAQKRGGGRESLQPLLELLGIASLLDRRPWQLSGGERQRVAIARALATRPRVLLLDEPLAAVDLSRRREILPWLERLRDELRIPMLYVTHSGDEVARLADHLVLLEAGAVRACGPLTEILARIDLPAVPGEEPGALLHATIAGRDAHWHLAQARFDGGALWVQETGLATGAAVRVRVLARDVSLALQPPERSSIQNVLPCTVRAIASGAHPSQALVQIACGDSVLLARITARAVDQLGLAPGAAVWAQVKSAALVA; via the coding sequence ATGAGCGCGCCGCTGGAGATCCGCGCCCGGCTCGCGCGCGCCGATTTCACGCTCGATGTCGACCTGCGACTGCCGGCCTCGGGCATCACCGCCATCTTCGGCGCCTCGGGATCGGGCAAGACCACGCTGCTGCGCTGCGTCGCCGGACTGGAGCGGGCCGAGCCGGCGCGCATCGCGATGGCCGGCGAGCTCTGGCAGGACTCCGGAACCCGCCTCTTCATGCCCACGCACCGGCGCGCACTGGGCTACGTGTTCCAGGAAGCCAGCCTGTTCGATCACCTCGACGTGCGCGGCAACCTGGCCTTCGCGCAAAAGCGTGGCGGCGGCCGCGAGAGCCTGCAGCCGCTGCTGGAGCTGCTGGGCATCGCCAGCCTGCTGGATCGCCGGCCCTGGCAGCTGTCCGGCGGCGAGCGCCAGCGCGTGGCCATCGCCCGCGCCCTCGCCACCCGGCCGCGCGTGCTGCTGCTGGACGAGCCGCTGGCCGCCGTCGATCTCTCGCGCCGGCGCGAGATCCTGCCCTGGCTGGAGCGCCTGCGCGACGAGCTGCGCATCCCCATGCTGTACGTCACCCACTCGGGCGACGAGGTGGCGCGGCTGGCCGACCACCTCGTGCTGCTGGAAGCCGGCGCGGTGCGCGCCTGCGGTCCGCTCACCGAAATCCTGGCGCGCATCGACCTGCCTGCAGTTCCCGGCGAGGAGCCCGGCGCCCTGCTGCACGCCACCATTGCCGGGCGTGACGCGCACTGGCACCTGGCGCAGGCGCGCTTCGACGGCGGCGCCCTGTGGGTGCAGGAAACCGGATTGGCGACCGGCGCCGCCGTGCGGGTGCGCGTGCTGGCGCGCGACGTGAGCCTGGCGCTGCAGCCGCCGGAGCGCAGCAGCATCCAGAACGTGCTGCCGTGCACGGTGCGCGCCATCGCATCCGGCGCGCACCCCTCGCAGGCGCTGGTGCAGATCGCCTGCGGCGATTCGGTGCTGCTGGCGCGCATCACCGCGCGGGCGGTCGACCAACTCGGGCTGGCGCCGGGCGCGGCCGTATGGGCCCAGGTCAAGTCGGCGGCGCTGGTGGCCTGA
- the modB gene encoding molybdate ABC transporter permease subunit, with translation MTFSTDDLQAIRLTLELATATTLALLVLAAPLAWWLARTRSRWRGPVSAVVALPLVLPPTVLGFYLLVSLGPQGWGGQLTQALGLGLLPFTFGGLLLGSIVYSLPFAVQPLQNAFDAVGRRPLEAAATLRAGPWDSFFHVVLPLSRGGIVQAAVLTFAHTVGEFGVVLMIGGNIPEQTRVVSTQIYGHVEALQYGQAHALSAAMLAFSFAVLLALALLNRRSTRVLG, from the coding sequence ATGACCTTCAGCACCGATGACCTGCAGGCGATCCGGCTGACGCTGGAACTGGCGACTGCCACCACCCTGGCCCTGCTGGTGCTGGCGGCGCCGCTCGCCTGGTGGCTGGCCCGCACGCGCTCGCGCTGGCGCGGGCCGGTGTCGGCCGTGGTGGCCTTGCCGCTGGTGCTGCCGCCGACGGTGCTGGGCTTCTACCTGCTGGTCTCGCTGGGACCGCAGGGCTGGGGCGGCCAGCTCACCCAGGCGCTCGGCCTGGGCCTGCTGCCCTTCACCTTCGGCGGGCTGCTGCTGGGGTCCATCGTGTACTCGCTGCCGTTCGCGGTGCAGCCGCTGCAGAACGCCTTCGATGCGGTGGGACGGCGCCCGCTGGAAGCCGCCGCGACCCTGCGCGCCGGCCCCTGGGACAGCTTCTTCCACGTGGTGCTGCCGCTCTCGCGCGGCGGCATCGTGCAGGCCGCGGTGCTGACTTTCGCGCACACAGTGGGCGAGTTCGGCGTCGTGCTGATGATCGGCGGCAACATCCCCGAGCAGACCCGCGTGGTCTCCACCCAGATCTACGGCCACGTGGAGGCGCTGCAGTACGGCCAGGCGCACGCGCTGTCGGCCGCCATGCTGGCATTCTCCTTCGCGGTGCTGCTGGCGCTGGCCCTGCTCAACCGCCGCAGCACGCGGGTGCTCGGATGA
- the modA gene encoding molybdate ABC transporter substrate-binding protein, which translates to MSRTLAATLLALLAALSLPARAGSVQVAVAANMAAPMQKIAAGFEAATGHKAVVALGSTGKFHAQIRNGAPFEVLLAADDETPAKLEQEGHGVRGTRFTYATGRLALWSADAAAVDAQGAVLRQPPAGKLAIADPLVAPYGAAALETLTKLGVLAAWQPHLVRGENIGQAFQFVATGNARLGFVALAQVMADGRITRGSAWLVPADLHAPLRQDAVLLNPGASSEAARALLEYLRSEPARTVLRGYGYTF; encoded by the coding sequence ATGTCCCGCACACTCGCTGCCACCCTCCTCGCCCTGCTGGCTGCCTTGTCCCTTCCAGCGCGCGCCGGGAGCGTGCAGGTCGCCGTCGCCGCCAACATGGCGGCGCCGATGCAGAAGATCGCGGCCGGCTTCGAGGCGGCCACCGGGCACAAGGCGGTGGTGGCGCTGGGATCCACCGGCAAGTTCCATGCGCAGATCCGCAACGGTGCGCCCTTCGAGGTGCTGCTGGCGGCCGACGACGAAACGCCGGCGAAGCTGGAGCAGGAGGGCCACGGGGTGCGCGGCACCCGCTTCACCTATGCCACCGGCCGGCTGGCGCTGTGGAGTGCCGATGCCGCCGCCGTGGATGCCCAGGGCGCGGTGCTGCGCCAGCCGCCGGCCGGCAAGCTGGCCATCGCCGATCCGCTCGTCGCGCCCTACGGCGCGGCCGCCCTGGAGACGCTCACGAAGCTGGGCGTGCTCGCCGCCTGGCAGCCGCACCTGGTGCGAGGCGAGAACATCGGCCAGGCCTTCCAGTTCGTCGCCACCGGCAATGCGCGCCTGGGCTTCGTCGCGCTGGCCCAGGTGATGGCCGACGGCCGCATCACGCGCGGCTCGGCCTGGCTGGTCCCCGCCGACCTGCACGCGCCGCTGAGGCAGGATGCCGTGCTGCTGAATCCCGGTGCCTCCAGCGAAGCCGCCCGCGCGCTGCTGGAGTACCTGCGCAGCGAGCCGGCGCGCACCGTGCTGCGCGGCTACGGCTACACGTTCTGA
- a CDS encoding TOBE domain-containing protein translates to MPRKNLQLAGALGQASADKRVEILRRVAAVGSISQAARDAGVSYKAAWQALDTLSNLAGAALVVRAVGGAGGGGAHLTPAGEQVLRAAGEVARARDAVLQKLRPGAPALGALGLRTSMRNQLPGRIRRMRLQAGAMEVELELAGAVLRSRITRESAQLLGLARQQEVLALCKATAVEVRAQLPAHWGDNLLAGAITRAPRAQGGEVALALDGGLQLVGFAGAGSGLRVGHAAFARVDPSAVVIALP, encoded by the coding sequence ATGCCCCGAAAGAACCTGCAGCTCGCCGGCGCCCTGGGCCAGGCCTCGGCCGACAAGCGCGTCGAGATCCTGCGGCGCGTGGCGGCCGTGGGCTCCATCTCGCAGGCCGCGCGCGACGCCGGCGTGAGCTACAAGGCTGCGTGGCAGGCGCTGGACACGCTCAGCAACCTGGCCGGTGCGGCACTGGTGGTGCGCGCGGTCGGCGGAGCCGGCGGCGGCGGCGCGCACCTGACGCCGGCGGGCGAGCAGGTGCTGCGCGCGGCCGGCGAAGTGGCCCGGGCCCGCGACGCCGTACTGCAGAAACTGCGCCCGGGCGCTCCCGCGCTCGGCGCGCTGGGCTTGCGCACCAGCATGCGCAACCAGCTGCCCGGCCGCATCCGCCGCATGCGGCTGCAGGCCGGCGCCATGGAAGTGGAACTGGAGCTGGCCGGCGCCGTGCTGCGCTCGCGCATCACGCGCGAGAGCGCCCAGCTGCTCGGGCTGGCCAGGCAGCAGGAGGTGCTGGCCCTGTGCAAGGCCACGGCCGTGGAGGTGCGCGCCCAGCTGCCGGCGCACTGGGGCGACAACCTGCTGGCCGGCGCGATCACCCGCGCGCCGCGGGCGCAAGGCGGCGAAGTGGCCCTCGCGCTGGATGGCGGCCTGCAGCTGGTCGGCTTCGCCGGCGCCGGCAGCGGCCTGCGGGTCGGCCACGCTGCCTTCGCGCGGGTCGATCCCTCGGCCGTGGTGATCGCGCTGCCGTAA
- a CDS encoding helix-turn-helix domain-containing protein, which translates to MSATAHDPAEHRLQQIEQARRAVLVEGSSATDVLVGTWFEQSWIERSWRRCLAHGHRPEQRVAFDLVPAQAARRAEDASHPLLAAARPVLDRLARAIAHSRYFAILTDAQGVVIGVDGPIDRSDPRAHLITRVGVDLSERAVGTTAIGAALGELQPVWLHRGEHFFRDTSIYSCAGAPVFDPDGACAGMLDLTGIEAPERPELKHLAAQSARSIENALVLARPHALLLRLNWPGRPFDEQDGLLCLDRDGWVVGANPASREMLGRPAVAPVHCSELLALAWESLFDAAGGPAIEVPLWSGLTLQVLAQSPGQAIEPRPAAPDQRLPLRDLETELIRKAVRDARGNVMAAAKMLGISRATVYRKLGRRG; encoded by the coding sequence ATGAGCGCCACCGCCCACGACCCCGCCGAGCACCGCCTGCAGCAGATCGAGCAGGCGCGCCGCGCCGTGCTGGTGGAGGGCAGCTCGGCCACCGATGTGCTGGTCGGCACCTGGTTCGAACAAAGCTGGATCGAGCGCTCCTGGCGGCGCTGCCTGGCACACGGCCACCGGCCCGAGCAGCGGGTCGCGTTCGACCTGGTGCCCGCGCAGGCGGCGCGCCGCGCCGAGGACGCCAGCCACCCGCTGCTGGCGGCGGCGCGCCCGGTGCTCGACCGGCTGGCGCGCGCCATTGCGCACAGCCGCTACTTCGCCATCCTCACCGATGCACAGGGCGTGGTGATCGGCGTCGACGGGCCGATCGACCGCAGCGATCCGCGCGCGCACCTGATCACGCGCGTCGGCGTGGACCTGTCCGAGCGCGCGGTGGGCACCACGGCGATCGGCGCCGCGCTGGGCGAACTGCAGCCGGTGTGGCTGCACCGCGGCGAGCACTTCTTTCGCGACACCAGCATCTACAGCTGTGCCGGCGCGCCCGTGTTCGACCCCGACGGGGCCTGCGCCGGCATGCTGGACCTGACCGGCATCGAAGCGCCCGAACGGCCCGAGCTCAAGCACCTGGCCGCGCAGTCGGCCCGCAGCATCGAGAACGCGCTGGTGCTGGCGCGGCCCCACGCATTGCTGCTCCGGCTGAACTGGCCCGGCCGGCCTTTCGATGAGCAGGACGGCCTGCTGTGCCTGGACCGCGACGGCTGGGTGGTCGGCGCCAACCCGGCGTCGCGCGAGATGCTGGGGCGTCCGGCGGTCGCACCGGTGCACTGCAGCGAGCTGCTCGCGCTGGCCTGGGAGTCGCTGTTCGATGCAGCCGGCGGGCCCGCGATCGAGGTGCCACTGTGGTCGGGCCTGACCTTGCAGGTGCTGGCGCAGTCGCCCGGCCAGGCGATCGAGCCGCGCCCCGCGGCCCCGGACCAGCGGCTGCCGCTGCGCGACCTGGAAACCGAGCTGATCCGCAAAGCCGTGCGCGACGCCCGCGGCAACGTCATGGCGGCAGCAAAGATGCTGGGCATCAGCCGGGCGACGGTGTATCGCAAGCTGGGCAGGCGGGGCTGA
- a CDS encoding (2Fe-2S)-binding protein: MQVQFTVNGRAERIDVPPHTLLVTALREHLRLTGTHVGCDTAQCGACTVIVNGRAIKSCNTLAVQQEGADITTIEGIAQPDGTLHPMQAAFKDCHGLQCGFCTPGMVMSALDLCRQNPNASDQQIREQLDGNICRCTGYQNIVKAVKQGMAATAKA; this comes from the coding sequence ATGCAGGTTCAATTCACGGTCAACGGCCGCGCCGAACGCATCGACGTTCCCCCCCACACCCTGCTGGTCACCGCGCTGCGCGAGCACCTGCGCCTGACCGGCACCCACGTGGGCTGCGATACCGCGCAGTGCGGGGCCTGCACCGTCATCGTGAACGGCCGCGCCATCAAGTCGTGCAACACGCTGGCCGTGCAGCAGGAGGGCGCCGACATCACCACCATCGAAGGCATCGCCCAGCCCGACGGCACCCTGCACCCGATGCAGGCCGCGTTCAAGGACTGCCACGGCCTGCAATGCGGCTTCTGCACGCCCGGCATGGTGATGAGCGCGCTCGACCTGTGCCGCCAGAACCCGAATGCCAGCGACCAGCAGATCCGCGAGCAGCTCGACGGCAACATCTGCCGCTGCACCGGCTACCAGAACATCGTCAAGGCCGTGAAGCAGGGCATGGCCGCCACGGCCAAGGCCTGA
- a CDS encoding xanthine dehydrogenase family protein molybdopterin-binding subunit, translating to MGASDFASLPHIGESVRRKEDLRFLTGAGQYTDDIQLANQRCAVFVRSPHAHAKINSIDTSAAKAMPGVRAVFTGADLEGKVNGLPCGWLITGTDGQPMKEPPHPVLAQGKVRYVGDAVAMVVADTQQQAKDAAEAVAIDYDVLGACTDVRDARTSPALHDAAPDNHCYQWAIGDKAQVDAAFAAAAHVTRLDLINNRLIPNAIEPRSAIGSYNRGTDEYTLYVANQNPHVERLLMTAFVLGLPEHKVRVIAPDVGGGFGSKIFLYAEDVALTWAAKQLNCAIKWTAERSESFLTDAHGRDHVSHAEMAMDKDGKFLALRVHTDANLGAYLSTFSTAVPTILYATLLAGQYATPQIHVEVDAWFTNTAPVDAYRGAGRPEATYLLERLVTRCAWEMGLGQDEIRRRNFVTQFPYQTPVALQYDTGDYPACMDKANALAEVEGFAERRKASEAKGLRRGIGYSSYIEACGIAPSNIAGALGARAGLFECGEIRVHPTGSVTVFTGAHSHGQGHETTFAQVVAARLGIPVENVDVVHGDTGRVPFGMGTYGSRSISVGGAAIMKALDKIEAKAKKIAAHLMEASDADIEFANGEFKVKGTDKKIPFGQVALTAYVPHNYPLDKLEPGLNETAFYDPANFTFPAGTYICEVEVDPATGVVRIDRFTAVDDFGTIINPMIVEGQVHGGLAQGIGQALLENCVYDRESGQLLTGTLMDYALPRAVDIPEFRLDTVCTPCTHNPLGTKGCGEAGAIGSPPAVINAVLDAVRDLGVKDLDMPASSARVWQAIQQATA from the coding sequence ATGGGTGCATCCGATTTCGCCAGCCTGCCGCACATCGGCGAGTCCGTCCGCCGCAAGGAGGACCTGCGCTTCCTCACCGGCGCCGGCCAGTACACCGACGACATCCAGCTGGCCAACCAGCGCTGCGCGGTGTTCGTGCGATCGCCGCACGCGCACGCGAAGATCAATTCCATCGACACCTCCGCGGCCAAGGCCATGCCTGGCGTGCGCGCCGTGTTCACCGGGGCCGACCTGGAAGGCAAGGTCAACGGCCTGCCCTGCGGCTGGCTGATCACCGGCACCGACGGCCAGCCGATGAAGGAGCCGCCGCACCCGGTGCTGGCCCAGGGCAAGGTGCGCTACGTCGGCGACGCCGTCGCCATGGTGGTGGCCGACACGCAGCAGCAGGCCAAGGATGCGGCCGAGGCGGTGGCGATCGACTACGACGTGCTGGGCGCCTGCACCGACGTGCGCGACGCGCGCACCTCGCCGGCCTTGCACGACGCCGCGCCCGACAACCACTGCTACCAGTGGGCGATCGGCGACAAGGCCCAGGTCGATGCGGCCTTTGCCGCAGCGGCCCACGTCACCAGGCTCGACCTGATCAACAACCGGCTGATCCCCAACGCGATCGAGCCGCGCTCGGCCATCGGTTCGTACAACCGTGGCACCGACGAGTACACGCTGTACGTGGCCAACCAGAACCCGCACGTCGAGCGCCTGCTGATGACGGCGTTCGTGCTGGGCCTGCCCGAGCACAAGGTCCGCGTGATTGCGCCCGACGTGGGCGGCGGCTTCGGCTCCAAGATCTTCCTGTACGCCGAGGACGTGGCGCTGACCTGGGCGGCCAAACAGCTCAACTGCGCCATCAAGTGGACGGCCGAACGCAGCGAGTCGTTCCTCACCGACGCCCACGGCCGCGACCACGTGTCGCACGCCGAGATGGCGATGGACAAGGACGGCAAGTTCCTGGCGCTGCGGGTGCACACCGATGCCAACCTCGGTGCCTACCTGTCGACCTTCTCGACGGCGGTGCCGACCATCCTCTACGCCACCCTGCTGGCGGGCCAGTACGCCACCCCGCAGATCCACGTCGAGGTGGATGCCTGGTTCACCAACACCGCGCCGGTCGATGCCTATCGCGGGGCCGGCCGGCCCGAGGCCACCTACCTGCTGGAGCGCCTGGTCACCCGCTGCGCCTGGGAGATGGGGCTGGGCCAGGACGAGATCCGCCGGCGCAATTTCGTCACCCAGTTCCCGTACCAGACGCCGGTTGCGTTGCAGTACGACACGGGCGACTATCCCGCCTGCATGGACAAGGCCAACGCGCTGGCCGAAGTCGAAGGCTTCGCCGAGCGCCGCAAGGCCAGCGAGGCCAAGGGCCTCAGGCGCGGCATCGGCTACAGCAGCTACATCGAGGCCTGCGGCATCGCGCCGTCCAACATCGCGGGGGCACTGGGCGCGCGCGCCGGCCTGTTCGAGTGCGGCGAGATCCGCGTGCACCCGACCGGCAGCGTGACGGTGTTCACCGGCGCGCACAGCCACGGCCAGGGCCACGAGACCACCTTCGCGCAGGTGGTGGCGGCGCGCCTGGGCATCCCGGTCGAGAACGTCGACGTGGTGCACGGCGACACCGGCCGCGTGCCGTTCGGCATGGGCACCTACGGCTCGCGCTCGATCAGCGTGGGCGGCGCGGCCATCATGAAGGCGCTGGACAAGATCGAGGCCAAGGCCAAGAAGATCGCGGCGCACCTGATGGAGGCCAGCGACGCCGACATCGAGTTCGCCAACGGCGAGTTCAAGGTCAAGGGCACCGACAAGAAGATCCCCTTCGGCCAGGTGGCGCTGACGGCCTACGTGCCGCACAACTACCCGCTCGACAAACTGGAGCCGGGGCTGAACGAGACGGCGTTCTACGACCCCGCCAACTTCACCTTCCCGGCCGGCACCTACATCTGCGAGGTGGAGGTCGATCCCGCCACCGGCGTGGTGCGCATCGACCGCTTCACCGCGGTGGATGACTTCGGCACCATCATCAATCCGATGATCGTCGAAGGGCAGGTGCACGGCGGCCTGGCGCAGGGCATTGGCCAGGCCCTGCTGGAGAACTGCGTGTACGACCGCGAGAGCGGGCAGCTGCTCACCGGCACGCTGATGGACTACGCGCTGCCGCGCGCCGTCGACATCCCCGAGTTCCGCCTCGACACGGTGTGCACCCCCTGCACCCACAACCCGCTGGGCACCAAGGGCTGCGGCGAAGCAGGGGCGATCGGCTCGCCGCCTGCCGTGATCAACGCGGTGCTGGACGCGGTGCGCGACCTGGGCGTCAAGGACCTCGACATGCCCGCCTCGTCCGCCCGCGTGTGGCAGGCCATCCAGCAGGCCACCGCCTGA
- a CDS encoding FAD binding domain-containing protein, with amino-acid sequence MYAFTFERPSTLGDAAKLAAAGARPLAGGQTLLASMKLRLANPENLVDLGGIRELSGIRRDGNQLVIGAMARHAEVAASDDVKSALPALAELAGGIGDRQVRNLGTIGGSLANNDPAACYPAAVLALAATIKTTHREIPADEYFTGLFGTALEDGELITAVRFPIPRRAAYMKFRQPASRFALIGVFVAQGASQVRVAVTGGGNGVFRHEGLEQALTSSFAPEAAAGVEISADGLSSDLHATAAYRANLIGVMAQRAVAQALG; translated from the coding sequence ATGTACGCATTCACCTTCGAACGTCCTTCCACCCTGGGCGATGCGGCCAAGCTGGCCGCCGCCGGCGCCAGGCCGCTGGCCGGCGGCCAGACCCTGCTGGCTTCCATGAAGCTGCGCCTGGCCAACCCGGAGAACCTGGTCGACCTGGGCGGCATCCGCGAACTGTCGGGCATCCGCCGCGACGGCAACCAGCTGGTGATCGGCGCCATGGCGCGCCACGCCGAGGTCGCCGCCAGTGACGACGTGAAGTCCGCCCTGCCGGCGCTGGCCGAACTGGCCGGCGGCATCGGCGACCGGCAGGTGCGCAACCTGGGCACGATCGGCGGCTCGCTCGCCAACAACGACCCGGCCGCCTGCTACCCGGCCGCGGTGCTGGCCCTGGCTGCAACCATCAAGACCACGCACCGGGAGATCCCGGCCGACGAGTACTTCACCGGCCTGTTCGGCACGGCCCTGGAGGATGGCGAGCTGATTACCGCGGTGCGCTTCCCGATCCCGCGCCGGGCCGCCTACATGAAGTTCCGCCAACCGGCCTCGCGCTTCGCGCTGATTGGCGTATTCGTGGCGCAGGGCGCCAGCCAGGTGCGGGTCGCCGTGACCGGCGGCGGCAACGGCGTGTTCCGGCACGAGGGGCTGGAGCAGGCGCTTACCAGCAGCTTCGCGCCGGAAGCCGCGGCCGGGGTGGAGATCTCGGCCGACGGGCTGTCCAGCGACCTGCATGCCACGGCCGCCTACCGCGCCAACCTGATCGGCGTCATGGCGCAAAGGGCGGTGGCCCAGGCGCTGGGCTGA
- a CDS encoding AAA family ATPase: protein MPDSIDELQQALRGAGYFADRRLATAAFLALRLQRPLLLEGEPGVGKTELAKALAQALGRELLRLQCYDGLEQRDALYEWNYAAQLLHMRAVEGTESADEVEREVYQPRYLIRRPLLQALQAPPPGALLLIDEVDRADEPFEAFLLEYLGEYQVSIPELGVVRAATPPVTILTSNRTRELHDAVKRRCLYHWVDYPDRERELAIVQAQVPGLGEALARQVADFVARLRNQPFADAFQRSPGIAESVEWARALVALDTLALDPEVVTDTAGILFKQREDVAALTTDMAAALLKPPA, encoded by the coding sequence GTGCCGGACAGCATCGACGAACTGCAGCAGGCGCTGCGCGGCGCCGGCTACTTCGCTGACCGCCGTCTTGCGACCGCGGCCTTCCTGGCGCTGCGGTTGCAGCGGCCGCTGCTGCTGGAGGGCGAGCCGGGCGTGGGCAAGACCGAGCTGGCCAAGGCGCTGGCGCAGGCACTGGGGCGCGAGCTGCTGCGCCTGCAGTGCTACGACGGGCTGGAGCAGCGCGACGCGCTCTACGAATGGAACTACGCCGCCCAGCTGTTGCACATGCGGGCGGTGGAGGGCACCGAGTCGGCCGACGAGGTCGAGCGCGAGGTCTACCAGCCGCGCTACCTGATCCGCCGGCCCCTGTTGCAGGCGCTGCAGGCGCCGCCGCCGGGCGCGCTGCTGCTGATCGACGAGGTGGACCGCGCCGACGAGCCGTTCGAGGCCTTCCTGCTGGAGTACCTGGGCGAGTACCAGGTCAGCATCCCGGAGCTGGGCGTGGTGCGCGCCGCCACGCCGCCGGTGACCATCCTCACCAGCAACCGCACGCGCGAGCTGCACGACGCGGTCAAGCGCCGCTGCCTGTACCACTGGGTCGACTACCCGGACCGCGAGCGCGAGCTGGCGATCGTGCAGGCGCAGGTGCCGGGGCTGGGCGAGGCGCTGGCCCGGCAGGTCGCCGACTTCGTCGCGCGCCTGCGCAACCAGCCCTTCGCCGACGCCTTCCAGCGCTCGCCCGGCATCGCGGAGAGCGTGGAGTGGGCGCGCGCCCTGGTGGCGCTGGACACCCTGGCGCTCGATCCCGAAGTGGTCACCGACACCGCCGGCATCCTGTTCAAGCAGCGCGAGGACGTGGCCGCGCTGACCACGGACATGGCTGCGGCCCTGCTGAAGCCGCCGGCCTGA